The following proteins come from a genomic window of Companilactobacillus pabuli:
- the dnaI gene encoding primosomal protein DnaI has translation MENLGNRLAEYLNSKNLTEDYRRLLNGALKDPDVQKFLKENSDSINPNALSTSAASIYEFYNNKNHASELSKGYYPKLIVNNHNIEVAYYPNERTQNKEKRDQYETGFVLMDMPSDIRNAKLDDYGGSGRQDALGKALDFIDNYLNQKNFVPGLYLAGDFGVGKTYLLGAIANELFKNDIHTTMMHFPTFAVEMKNSIGTNSVLAKVNKIKGAEILMLDDIGADSMSSWIRDEVLGVILQYRMQENLPTFFSSNFSMKELEKHLAINQRGEEEPVKAKRIMERVRYLSREVIVTGPNRRFEK, from the coding sequence ATGGAAAATTTAGGAAACAGACTGGCAGAATATTTAAATTCAAAAAATTTAACGGAGGATTATCGCCGTTTACTTAATGGTGCATTAAAAGATCCCGACGTACAGAAGTTTCTCAAGGAAAATAGTGATTCAATCAATCCCAATGCTCTTTCAACGAGTGCTGCTAGTATTTATGAATTTTATAATAATAAGAATCATGCCAGCGAATTGTCCAAAGGCTATTATCCTAAATTGATCGTCAATAATCACAATATTGAAGTGGCTTATTATCCTAATGAAAGAACTCAAAACAAGGAGAAACGTGATCAATATGAAACTGGTTTTGTCTTGATGGATATGCCATCTGATATCAGAAATGCTAAATTAGATGACTATGGTGGTAGTGGTCGTCAAGATGCATTAGGAAAAGCTTTAGATTTTATCGATAATTATTTGAATCAAAAAAACTTTGTGCCAGGATTGTATCTAGCTGGAGATTTTGGCGTTGGTAAAACATATTTGTTAGGTGCAATTGCTAATGAATTATTCAAAAATGATATTCATACAACGATGATGCATTTTCCAACCTTTGCCGTTGAAATGAAAAACTCTATCGGTACGAACAGTGTCTTGGCGAAAGTGAATAAAATCAAAGGCGCCGAAATTTTGATGCTAGATGATATTGGGGCAGACTCAATGTCTAGTTGGATCAGGGATGAAGTTTTAGGAGTTATTTTGCAATATCGCATGCAAGAGAATTTACCAACCTTTTTCTCTTCCAATTTTTCAATGAAAGAATTGGAAAAACACCTTGCTATCAACCAGCGCGGTGAAGAAGAGCCAGTTAAAGCAAAACGTATTATGGAGCGAGTTAGATACCTCTCTAGAGAAGTAATTGTAACTGGTCCTAATAGAAGATTTGAAAAATAA